Part of the Leptospira sp. GIMC2001 genome, TTTTTTGGTGTGGCGGGTTTTGAAATTATAAATCCTGGTGCATTTGATTCGACCAACGATGCAGAAAAGATACTCGCAAACTCGAAAGCTGATATTATTGTTCTCTGTTCAAGTGATGAGGAATATCTTGGTTTGGTTCAGAACAATGCGGATATCTGGAAGAAAATGCTCCCTAATTCTAAGCTAGTTATTGCAGGCTTCCCTCAAGATCATATCGAAGAATTAAAAAAGTCTGGAGTTGATGACTTTATCCATGCTAAGTCCAAATTGTATGATACCTTACTAGCCTGGGTTGATAAATTGTTGAACTAGTCAATTTTCACTAGTCAGATACTCTTTTGAAATAATTTTTTTCTTGTAATGACTATTCGGATAATATGAAATAGTTTATTATGAAAGAATATATCGTATACACAGCGATTAACGATCGCGATTGGGCAGATGAGTTTGTATCAACTCTTCTAGAACAAAAACTCATAGCGAGTGCTACTTTTTTCCCTGACGTAGAAGTCATGTATATGTGGGATGGACATCTCACAGTTGATAAAGAATTCAAGCTCATGATGAAAACTTATGAAGACAAAATTCCAGCAATTGAAGAAATGATTGCGAGCAAACATCCTTATATTGCACCAGAAATCATTGCTATAGAAGCAAGTTTCGGATCGGCAGAATTTCGCCTCAAAGTTACGGATAAAATCAATAAAAATCAGTAGTCGTGAACTCGATCAGAAGCTTAAAATTATGGATTGTCTCTGCATTATTGGTAATGATACCAATACTTGGATACAATTCGTACGCACAAGTACAATCTGAATTTGATCAAGACTTACAGACATTGCTAAATAATTTAGAGAATTGCAATTGTATCTATATTAGAAACGGATCCGAATATACAGCATTACAAGCAAGGCAGCATATGGAATTGAAAATGAAATCTTCTCGCGGAATGATTTCTACAATTCCTAATTTCATCAAGCATATAGCAACCAAATCATCAATGACAGGAATTCCCTATCTTATTAAATTCAAAGATGGCAAAACTATTGAATCGTCGGTATGGTTAACTGATCAATGGGAGATTCTAAAGAAATCTAAATTGAATAATCAGTAAGAAAATTTTAAATACTAAGCATTATAGTTTATTGCCTTCTGCATCATACATACCTACAAGTAAGCTGTTGCCAACACGATCAACCATCAATCCACCATATTTTGCTTTCTCAAATTGAGACGCAGATCCTTCTTCAAAAAAATAAGATTCAGCTCCGATAGAAAGATTGGAACGACTGAATCCTTTTGAATATCGGATCACATATTCTCCATCATTCAATGGTTGAATATCATCCTGAAGACGAACACGTTGTCCAATACCATTGGAATCTAAAGTCACAACAATAAAGCCTCGTTTAGGAATATCATCGATATTCATCTCATTTGTAATCGCATATCTAAGCTCCATATAGTCGCCTTGAATCAAGGATCTTGGATCAACTGGTGCAAGTTCGAACTTAATCAACTCTCCTTTGGCAAGTAACTCTTCTTTATTCATAACTGAATAATTCAGGTAAATCAACAGAAGTGATAAATTACCCAAAATAAAAACTGATTTAAAATTATTGAGCTTCATTCTTGAAATCCTTAGGGAATCTTTTAATAATAACAGAATAAATTCCAAGACAGAGTAACCCAGAAACCAAAAGAATCCCTGATTTTTCTATCAATGTAAAACTAAGATTATAGTAGTATTGGAAAAGAAAATATACAAGTCCAACCAAACCTGCGACCAATCCCGAATTATAATTTACATAAAAGCACAAAAATATAATCAAAAAAGATCCAGATATAGCTGGATAGAACAGAGTTGGAATTAACAAAACAAATGTTAAAACCAAAGCTAAAATTCGTTCGTTATCATTTAAACCGAGAACCCTACTCAATCGATAAAAGATAAAAACCAATATACATCCAATTATCATAATGGATGTTAGCGCTTGAAGAATTGAATTCTTCTCAAAATCAAAATTAGAGAATGACAATGTATTCAAAAAGAAAATTACAAGAAAAACTGCAATAGAACCCAATCTAACTGGATCATAGATTTTGCTCAATTTATTATATCTTGCTATTATAAAAGATTCTTTCATAAGTAAAAATGTTATGAACCAAGCCAGTAGAATTGTATAAATATAATTGATCTCTCCATAATAATCTTGAAGATTCCAATTGATTAGAGAAATCAAGCTTGTATGAATGGACAACACAGCCAGTAACAAGACCATATAACTGGGAGAAAAAATAATTGTCACTATGGCAATTGCTAACATAGCGATTGATACAAGATTATCATTTAAATCCAACCCAAAAAGACTATATCCAACAAGTATAATCCCAGAAAGATAAGCAGATATTATAAACGATTCATATACCAATTCATGTACTATCGTGCTCATATAAATGGAACCAGCAATCAGTATCAAGCCCAAAATTAACAAAGTATAATACGAACTATTGAATTCAAAAAGCATCAGAAAACCGAAAAAAGCTAAACTAGAAAGGAGCGCTCCAAACATAGTAAAGCCGAGCATAGCAATCGATATGGAATTTTTAGATTGTAATTCTGATTCAGAAATTATTTTTTCTTCATCATAAACAAATTTTGATCCTTCAGCTTGCTTCGTTTTTAAGATTAAATTTTTCAACTTATCATTCATGATTTACTGATCCTATTCCCAAACAAGATAAGGTGAGTGACAATCCAAACAGTAAATACGATATAAACTGTCACGAAAAGAAACATTAATGCATCATCACTTTGCTTTATAAAAAATGCAGAACTAATTATAATAAAACTGTACGCAATGGCTGCGATGAAAAATCTTTGATTCTTCAAAACACCATATATCATTCCTCCTAAGTAAGATAAGAATGTCACAAGAGCTAGTAAAGTAAAGTATTTCCCCGGAGTGAACATTCCAAAAACCATTCCCAATGTAGAAAAACAAAGTGCCACCGATCCAACTACATAAATGAACCAATTAGGAATAATCAGATTCTTCTTATATTCATTATAGCTAATGCTAAATGACAATACGATCAGATTGAATAGGAAAATAAAAAGGAAGATTAGATTGTCACTTATGCCATTTTGCGTTTGTTCAAAAAATAAATAAATAGATGTATTGATAAGCCCAATATATAGCAACCATAAGGCAGAAAAATTGGAGATTACCACCCAAATGGAAATACAAATTGTCCAGCCGATAAAAAAATCGTAAGCATCAGCGCCAGTCTGATAGATCTGTCCGAACACTCCGAACAAAACTCCAACAAGCAAGCTGATAGAGGTTAATAAGATATTTTTGACAACATCATTCCATTTGGTGAATACAATCAGACCGCAGATCAACAATAAGAGAGATTCAATGATTCCGATTTTTATAAATTTATGTAAGGAAGCCCAATTATATGCAAAGAAGAAAACTATAGCTAGGGCAACAAAACTTACTCCGATACTTAGGAAAAATATTCTTAAGAAAAATGCCCAAGAAACAAAAGGTCTATAGACTGATTCCTTGAGTGCCTGGTCTATTCCTTGTTCAGACCAATTGCTATATTGCCTTAGTAAATAAATATCATTTCTTTCGCTCATTTCCAGCTATCATTTGCCGACCTGCTTACGAATGGAAAGAATTAAATCTTGCTTGGTAATATTTTCTTTTGGTTTACCCAATTTCAAAATCCGAGTCTTGCTTTGATCAGATGAATCCTTCGCCGTAATCAAAGTCTCAAAAACGGGACAATTATTATCGTCACATCCAAATTCCTGGATATCAACCAGTTCATCGGATGTTAGATTCCAATATTCTATGAGCCAAGCTTTCAATTTTGGATGAAAACTATATTCTTCATCTGGCTGAAATTTCCCAGAATATGTTGTGGTATGTGCATGCATAGAGATTAGACTACATTCGATCTACATTCAAATATTCGAAAATTACCACTGAGATGTAGACTCCGATTCAGCAGAAAGATAGCTCAGACTACAGCAGCCGCTTTTCTTCTATCATATTCTAGATAAGGCTCTAGCCATTTTTCCACTTCGTCCGTTGTCATTTTCTTGCGAACAGCATAATCTTCCACTTGATCCTTAGATATTTTACCAACTGCAAAATACCTGGACTCAGGATGAGAGAAATACAACCCACTCACCGAACTCGCAGGCCACATTGCACAATTTTCCGTTAGGCTAATACCTGTAGTCTCGGTTACATCCATAAGTGAGAATAGAGTAAATTTCTCAGTATGATCAGGAGAAGCTGGATAACCAGCAGCTGGTCGAATACCTTGGTATTTTTCTCGAATCAAATCATCCGAACTCAGATTTTCATCCTTACCATAGCCCCACTCTTCTCGAATCTTTTTATGCATGAGTTCTGCAAATGCCTCAGCTAGTCTATCTCCAATTGCTTTGGCTAGAATAGAATTGTAGTCATCGTTTTTGTCGGCAAAGCCTAACGCATATTCATCCACACCATGACCTGTGGTTACAGCAAAGCCTCCAATATAATCGGTCTTACCAGAATCTTTTGGTGCGATAAAATCCACCAAAGAATAGTTAGGCTGCCCGTCTGGTTTATCCATTTCTTGTCTTAACATATGAAAAATAGTTTTTACTTCTTTTCTGGACTCATCCGTATACACTTCAACATCCTCACCAACTGCATTTGCTGGAAAAAATCCAACAACAGCTCTTGCACGAAATGCCTTTGTATCAATAACTTCTTTTAACATTTTCTGAGCATCAGCAAAAAGTATGCGAGCCTGCTCACCCATATTTGGATCTTCCAAAATCATCGGGTATCTTCCTTTGAGCTCCCAAGTATGAAAGAACGGTGACCAGTCGATAAATTCAGCAATCTCACTCAATGAGAAGTTATCATAGACTTTTGTTCCAATGAATGATGGTTTATATGGAGTGTATGTTGACCAGTCTATTGGCGTACGATTTGCACGAGCTGACTCAAGAGAGACAAGATTTCGTTCGTTTTGACGATTGTAGTAATTTTCTCTTATACGATTCTGTTCTTTCTGTAGTTCTTCGAGATACGCATCTTTCGTTTTCGGATTCAACAAAGAGTTGACGACATTCACAACTCGAGAGGCATCTAGAACATGAACCACAGGACTTGAATAAGCTGGAGATACTTTAACGGCCGTATGCGCTGGACTCGTAGTTGCTCCACCGATCAACAAAGGAACTTTGAATCCTTGCTTCTCCATTTCTTCGGCTACGCCAACCATCTCATCTAAGGAAGGTGTAATCAAACCCGATAATCCTATAATATCCGCATTATGCTTTCTTGCTTCATCCAAGATTTTATCAGTAGCCACCATAACGCCTAGATCAATCACTTCATAATTATTGCATGCGAGAACTACACCAACAATGTTCTTACCAATGTCATGAACATCACCTTTAACTGTCGCAATAAGAAATTTCTGTTGTTTAGAATTGTCTTTGTTTTTCTTCTTCTCTTCTTCCATAAAAGGAAGTAAGTATGCTACCGCCTTCTTCATAACGCGTGCAGACTTTACTACTTGAGGAAGGAACATTTTGCCTGCACCAAAAAGATCACCAACTACTCTCATTCCATCCATAAGTGGGCCTTCGATCACATCCAATGGCTTATCGAGCTTAGCTCTGGCTTCTTCTGTATCAATTTCTACAAATTCATCAATCCCCTTAACAAGCGAATGAGTTAACCTCTGTTCAACGGTGCCATTTCTCCATTCGTCTGTTTTCTTCTCAATCTTAGCTCCATCCCCTTTGAAGGACTCAGCTCGATCAATCATACGTTCAGTAGCATCGGGGCGACGGTTCAAAAGAACATCTTCCACTAGTTCTTTTAATTCTGGATCAATCTCTTCATAGACTTCGAGCATACCAGCATTCACAATCGCCATATCCATTCCAGCTTGGATCGCATGGTACAAAAATGCAGAATGCATAGCTTCACGAACGGGATTGTTACCTCGAAAAGAGAACGAAATGTTCGATAATCCACCACTGACTTTAGCACCAGGGCAAAGCTTCTTGATCTCACGTGTAGCTTCAATAAAATCTACAGCATAATTATTATGCTCTTCGATCCCTGTTCCAACTGTTAGAATGTTTGGATCAAAAATAATATCTTGAGGATCAAAATTGGCATTCTCTACAAGTAGATCGTAAGCTCTTTTACAAATCCTAATTTTTTCGTCTTTCGTTGCGGCTTGCCCGTTCTCATCAAAAGCCATTACAATTACTGCCGCACCGTATCTTTGGACTTTGATTGCGTGCTCTATGAATTTTGCTTCTCCTTCTTTGAGAGAAATCGAATTGACGATGGGTTTACCTTGGATACATTTTAGTCCAGCTTCAATGACCGACCACTTTGATGAATCAATCATAAAGGGGACTTTTGTTATATCTGGTTCTGCCGCAATCAAATTCAGATAATGAGTCATGGATGCTTCACCATCTAACATCGCTTCATCAAAATTTATATCTATAATATTTGCACCAGCTTCTACTTGCTGAGCTGCAACAGATACTGCCTCATCGAATTTATCTTCTAGAATCAGCTTCTTAAATTTTGGAGATCCCGTAACATTTGTACGCTCACCAACCATTAAGAATCCGATTGACGGTGTAATATTCAGAGGTTCCAAGCCAGAAAGTCTACATTGCGGAACGATAGTCTTCAGTTTCCTTGGTGAATGTTTTCTCACTTCAATTGCACCAGCACCGACGTGTTCTGGTGTTGTTCCGCAACATCCGCCAGCAATATTCAGATATCCTTCTTTTGCAAAAACTCCAAGCCATTTACCGAATTCTTCGGGAGTCTGGTCATATCCACCGAATGCATTCGGTAGTCCTGCATTCGGATAACAAGAAACATAACATTCAGCAATTCTAGAAATTTCCGCTATATAAGGCTTCATCTCTTCAGCACCTAATGCACAATTGATGCCAACGCTAAGAGGTCTTGCATGACGTATCGAGTTGTAGAATGCTTCGGCAGTTTGACCTGAAAGAGTTCGTCCAGACGCATCCGTAATTGTTACTGATATTGATACAGGAAGACGAACTTTCATTTCATCAAAAACATTCTCAATAGCAAATATTGCCGCTTTCAAATTCAGAGTATCAAAAGTAGTCTCAGGAAGCAGAATGTCTACACCTGCTTCAATAAGGGCACGAGTTTGTTCAGAATAAATGGATACCAATTCATCAAAGCTCGTTGCCCTGTAAGCTGGGTTGTTCACATCAGGAGACATGGAAGCTGTTCTATTGGTCGGGCCAATCGCTCCTGCTATAAAAATAGGTCTTGTTGGATCCTTCTCATGAAATCTTCTTTTGGCATCTAACGCACATTCTACGGATGCTTTGTTTAGTTCTACAACCAACTCTTCTAATTTATAATCAGCCTGTGAGATTTTATTTGCTGAGAAAGTATTCGTCTCCAAAATATTCACTCCAGCTTCCAGAAATTTTAGCTGTATATCAGAAATTATATCAGGTCTAGTTATTGAGAGAAGATCATTGTTGCCTTTGAGCGGGAATTTATGATCTTTAAAACGCTCACCCCGAAAGTCCTCTTCTGTCAGTGGATATTTCTGGATCATAGTGCCCATTGCACCATCTAAGATAAGTATCTCTTTTTCTAATAAACTCAGTAATAATTTCGAGGATTCCGTTGTATATTTTGGAAATTTCATTCTTTCTCCTGTTTTCAATTGATATTAAGCAGGTTTTCCGACCTGCTGATTCATTCATGCACAATACAGTGCTATGCGATCTATATCATATATTCCAATTGAAATACGCTATTTACAATATATGATAATTAGATCATTCCATGTTACAAACACTATATACAATATTTGGTAATTAATTAAAACTATTGTATATATGCAAAATTCTATCAATAGATAAAAGCTTCTAACCGATTACGATTATTTGCTTGGATCCACGCATTTCGGACCCTTTAACGCAGCCTTAGAATTCAAAATCACGGGAAATTTGGCTGCTTCATCAGCGTTTTTCTGTGTCCAAGATTTGAATTTCTCTGGAACTTCATAATCTGGAAAAATCGCCTCAATCGGGCATTCGTACATGCAAGCATTGCAATCTATGCAAGTATCGGGATTTATATATAAAATATCATCAGCTTCATGAAAAGCTTCTACCGGACATACTGCCGCACAACTTGTATATTTACAATCAACACATAACTCTGTTACTACGTAAGTCATATTCTAGATGGAGTTTAGAGGACAGAGGCAGCACTGTCTTAAGCATCCCATTCCTTATTCAATTTTTAAACTGCCCATATCAAAACCAAAAATACTTGGGATGCGAGCTCCAAAAAATTGGAGTCTCTGCTATCCCAAATTTTAAAACTAAGATCCGATCTTAGTATCTGTAATGCTCTGGCTTGTAAGGTCCTTCTTGAGGAACACCTAGATAGTCAGCTTGTTTTGGATTCAGTTTTGTGAGTCTTACTCCAAGATTTTCTAGATGGAAAGCTGCAACCTTTTCATCCAATTGCTTAGGCAATCTATAAACGCCCAATTCATACTTGTTATTCCAAAGTTCAATCTGTGCAAGAACTTGGTTTGAGAATGAAGTCGACATTACGAAAGATGGATG contains:
- the cutA gene encoding divalent-cation tolerance protein CutA gives rise to the protein MKEYIVYTAINDRDWADEFVSTLLEQKLIASATFFPDVEVMYMWDGHLTVDKEFKLMMKTYEDKIPAIEEMIASKHPYIAPEIIAIEASFGSAEFRLKVTDKINKNQ
- a CDS encoding DUF5329 family protein, which encodes MNSIRSLKLWIVSALLVMIPILGYNSYAQVQSEFDQDLQTLLNNLENCNCIYIRNGSEYTALQARQHMELKMKSSRGMISTIPNFIKHIATKSSMTGIPYLIKFKDGKTIESSVWLTDQWEILKKSKLNNQ
- a CDS encoding GDYXXLXY domain-containing protein, whose amino-acid sequence is MKLNNFKSVFILGNLSLLLIYLNYSVMNKEELLAKGELIKFELAPVDPRSLIQGDYMELRYAITNEMNIDDIPKRGFIVVTLDSNGIGQRVRLQDDIQPLNDGEYVIRYSKGFSRSNLSIGAESYFFEEGSASQFEKAKYGGLMVDRVGNSLLVGMYDAEGNKL
- a CDS encoding DUF4401 domain-containing protein encodes the protein MNDKLKNLILKTKQAEGSKFVYDEEKIISESELQSKNSISIAMLGFTMFGALLSSLAFFGFLMLFEFNSSYYTLLILGLILIAGSIYMSTIVHELVYESFIISAYLSGIILVGYSLFGLDLNDNLVSIAMLAIAIVTIIFSPSYMVLLLAVLSIHTSLISLINWNLQDYYGEINYIYTILLAWFITFLLMKESFIIARYNKLSKIYDPVRLGSIAVFLVIFFLNTLSFSNFDFEKNSILQALTSIMIIGCILVFIFYRLSRVLGLNDNERILALVLTFVLLIPTLFYPAISGSFLIIFLCFYVNYNSGLVAGLVGLVYFLFQYYYNLSFTLIEKSGILLVSGLLCLGIYSVIIKRFPKDFKNEAQ
- a CDS encoding DUF2157 domain-containing protein, which codes for MSERNDIYLLRQYSNWSEQGIDQALKESVYRPFVSWAFFLRIFFLSIGVSFVALAIVFFFAYNWASLHKFIKIGIIESLLLLICGLIVFTKWNDVVKNILLTSISLLVGVLFGVFGQIYQTGADAYDFFIGWTICISIWVVISNFSALWLLYIGLINTSIYLFFEQTQNGISDNLIFLFIFLFNLIVLSFSISYNEYKKNLIIPNWFIYVVGSVALCFSTLGMVFGMFTPGKYFTLLALVTFLSYLGGMIYGVLKNQRFFIAAIAYSFIIISSAFFIKQSDDALMFLFVTVYIVFTVWIVTHLILFGNRISKS
- the metH gene encoding methionine synthase, encoding MKFPKYTTESSKLLLSLLEKEILILDGAMGTMIQKYPLTEEDFRGERFKDHKFPLKGNNDLLSITRPDIISDIQLKFLEAGVNILETNTFSANKISQADYKLEELVVELNKASVECALDAKRRFHEKDPTRPIFIAGAIGPTNRTASMSPDVNNPAYRATSFDELVSIYSEQTRALIEAGVDILLPETTFDTLNLKAAIFAIENVFDEMKVRLPVSISVTITDASGRTLSGQTAEAFYNSIRHARPLSVGINCALGAEEMKPYIAEISRIAECYVSCYPNAGLPNAFGGYDQTPEEFGKWLGVFAKEGYLNIAGGCCGTTPEHVGAGAIEVRKHSPRKLKTIVPQCRLSGLEPLNITPSIGFLMVGERTNVTGSPKFKKLILEDKFDEAVSVAAQQVEAGANIIDINFDEAMLDGEASMTHYLNLIAAEPDITKVPFMIDSSKWSVIEAGLKCIQGKPIVNSISLKEGEAKFIEHAIKVQRYGAAVIVMAFDENGQAATKDEKIRICKRAYDLLVENANFDPQDIIFDPNILTVGTGIEEHNNYAVDFIEATREIKKLCPGAKVSGGLSNISFSFRGNNPVREAMHSAFLYHAIQAGMDMAIVNAGMLEVYEEIDPELKELVEDVLLNRRPDATERMIDRAESFKGDGAKIEKKTDEWRNGTVEQRLTHSLVKGIDEFVEIDTEEARAKLDKPLDVIEGPLMDGMRVVGDLFGAGKMFLPQVVKSARVMKKAVAYLLPFMEEEKKKNKDNSKQQKFLIATVKGDVHDIGKNIVGVVLACNNYEVIDLGVMVATDKILDEARKHNADIIGLSGLITPSLDEMVGVAEEMEKQGFKVPLLIGGATTSPAHTAVKVSPAYSSPVVHVLDASRVVNVVNSLLNPKTKDAYLEELQKEQNRIRENYYNRQNERNLVSLESARANRTPIDWSTYTPYKPSFIGTKVYDNFSLSEIAEFIDWSPFFHTWELKGRYPMILEDPNMGEQARILFADAQKMLKEVIDTKAFRARAVVGFFPANAVGEDVEVYTDESRKEVKTIFHMLRQEMDKPDGQPNYSLVDFIAPKDSGKTDYIGGFAVTTGHGVDEYALGFADKNDDYNSILAKAIGDRLAEAFAELMHKKIREEWGYGKDENLSSDDLIREKYQGIRPAAGYPASPDHTEKFTLFSLMDVTETTGISLTENCAMWPASSVSGLYFSHPESRYFAVGKISKDQVEDYAVRKKMTTDEVEKWLEPYLEYDRRKAAAVV
- a CDS encoding indolepyruvate ferredoxin oxidoreductase subunit alpha, producing the protein MTYVVTELCVDCKYTSCAAVCPVEAFHEADDILYINPDTCIDCNACMYECPIEAIFPDYEVPEKFKSWTQKNADEAAKFPVILNSKAALKGPKCVDPSK